The Podospora pseudocomata strain CBS 415.72m chromosome 3, whole genome shotgun sequence genome window below encodes:
- a CDS encoding hypothetical protein (EggNog:ENOG503P51D; COG:J), translating into MVGVIRRLHKLKALLDIRCGPGAAIFPSDVTRIHLEFAYGLAGHLGPRKFWNTNLPRLKFWNPAIPMIVNRTTDVTGPAVLSVYFREPGSILQELQTPSSSFHGFAKAPQPAEGERVLTIDMKNLPSEKILDELISKSGAVPVRPTLQDEADLAELRDLERTGEIDRERVKRKTDAEKREKRLIAQAQSEAAAIRAAL; encoded by the exons ATGGTCGGCGTAATAAGGAGATTAcacaagctcaaggct CTCCTTGACATCAGGTGCGGGCCGGGGgctgccatcttccccagCGATGTGACCAGGATACACCTCGAGTTTGCCTATGGTCTGGCAGGACACTTGGGACCAAG GAAATTTTGGAACACAAATCTCCCACGACTGAAATTCTGGAACCCCGCTATACCGATGATTGTCAACCGAACAACAGACGTAACTGGGCCAGCGGTGTTGAGTGTCTACTTCCGCGAGCCAGGCTCGATACTGCAGGAATTGCAGACGCCAAGTTCATCTTTCCACGGGTTCGCCAAGGCCCCACAACCAGCCGAGGGCGAGCGTGTCCTTACGATTGATATGAAGAACCTGCCGTCCGAGAAAATTCTCGACGAGCTCATCAGCAAGAGTGGCGCGGTTCCAGTAAGACCAACACTGCAAGACGAGGCCGACTTGGCCGAACTCAGGGACTTGGAGCGCACGGGAGAGATCGACCGGGAAAGAGTAAAGAGGAAGACGGATGctgagaagagggagaagaggctcATTGCCCAGGCGCAGTCTGAGGCTGCCGCTATCAGGGCTGCGCTGTAA